Genomic segment of Triticum aestivum cultivar Chinese Spring chromosome 6A, IWGSC CS RefSeq v2.1, whole genome shotgun sequence:
AGTGCCCTGATCCGAGGCACCGGACCAACAACTTGGTTTCGGTCTTGCTTCTAAGCATCTGAAAAATATAAAGAGGATTTGGGGTTGTCAGAACGATACAACAGCACACGGCTTACACCTCTAATCAGAACTACCAATCCTAAAGTGGGGCTAAAGACATCCGAAGAATGTCTATCACCACCGACCGTCGTGAAGGCAGTGTCGACGGCACATCCTGCTGCACCATTACGTTGCCCTACTCCTACCTCCTTTGGAGGAACTTTGCACTGCCGAAGGCTTGGTGTCATGCAGCCATGGGCAACCCCTAATGGATTCACCACGACTATGGCTAGTACCTAATCTTTGCAGATGTATTTTTGGTGTTCTAATGTCAAGTCTAAGATCATGTTTAACCTTAATCCTAGGGAGTTAAATCTAACATTATGCACTGCATGTTGTATCTCCCTTTTCATCCTAGACCGGGTTTAGTTTTTTATGTGCAATaagtagggcacatctagatgtgccctagacattCCCTTTTTATATCTTATTGTTAATGTTGATGCACATATATGGTTTTGTTTTGTTACTGGGCGACGTCTACTAATGCTCATGTAAGAGCTGTAAAATTCAGGTTCCCTTGTTGGAGTAGTAGTAATAAGAACTCATTTAGCATATCTGCAGGCCGGAGAAGCATTACTCAGATTGCCAGGCCATTGTTGACAACTCAGTCCCACTATATTTATGCTGCAAATAAAGAAGTCTGACCTAGTGCAAATTTTGAGAAGATAGAGAAATTTGATGAAATAGAATTTTCAGCGATTTTGGGGCATTTCCAACGCTATGCATCAAAGGGACGCCCCCAAGTGTCCGCGGACACGTCCGACATGGACATTCTGCCTGGCGCCGGGCATTAAACGCAATATCTCAAAATGTCCCTCAGTTCAAACACTTAAAACATGAAATTCGGATGAAATttaaccaagttcaacatattatATGCAAACTAACGAAACTTGACGAGTTTAGGAGAAATTAAGCTAAGCTGAACCAATGTGAAAAGAGGAAGTAAAAGGGGCCTTGTTAAAATTTGCCAAATAACAGACAACAAACTTCATAGGCATGGCCTCGGAAGCACCTCGGCCCACCACCGTCATCTAGGCCTAGACCCGGCCACGTAGAACGCGGCTCATTCCGGAccactttctttctttctttctccatTTTAGCGTGCTGCGAACCAACTCCACCAATCACATGTGTGTGCCCGGACAATTTGAGACGTGCGGTTGCACGTGCGGACAAATGAGATTTCAGTGGGCATGTTCGCGCACACTGCTTTTCGGTGGGCATGTttccacgcactgctcggacacgTCCGCTATGAGGGGTCAAATTAGCCCAATCTGATTAAAGATGCTCTTAGTTGATCTTGTTCACAAATCACAGGTTCGTGTGGTCGGAATCACTGGGGGTGTAGTAGACCAGTGGATCATCGACGCTCAAGTTCCGGGCTTTTGGGCTTTCTACCGAGACGGCATGCATGGGCATGAATGGTTCAAGATGCTCTCTCTGCACGCGCAAAATTCTGCTCTCATGTACTCGTATTTCTGTCTGAGCACGCAGATGCAGTCCATGGCCAAGGCTGCTCGGCAGGCAGTCACAGTGGCCGCAGAAAGCCGGAATCTCGTCGTGCACTGGCGACGGCGCATGCAGCACAACACTTGGCAAGCCAGCCACCCCGCCATCCGGAGCCGCGTGCGCTCGCTCAGTTGCTTGCTTGCTGCCACACACGATTTACCATGCATGCCACTCTTCCCCTTTCCCTTTCCATCCCCCGTTCTTCTCTGTGTGCAAGATGGATGGATTGCTTCCTTCAGTTACGAATTCAGAACTACGGTTTACGTACAAAAAAGGTTGCAAAAGTAGATCGAGGACATGAAAGTATCTTTCCGTCGAGGCACGTTGGTTAAGGCAAGACGAGGCAACAAGTCAAGCGATCTTGTTGTGCCCGGCCGTGGAGCCAGCCAGCCAGGTCACCGCCGGGCGCCGGCCGTCACCTTTTGGCTGTTAGTCTGGGTTTGTTATGCATGAAACAAACCAAATTCTGCCTGTCATTTCCGTCCCCTCTCTCGCTCATGAAAAAGGGTCGTAATCTTCGATCCGAAGCGGCGGATGCTTGCGACGGTGCCCTCTTCCATCTGCTATCCAGCACGCCTCCATTGTTTGGAGTTGATCGAGTTTGGACGCACGCCGCCCAATCCCGCACCGCACCGCAGGCACGCTGGACGTGCCACCGGCTAAACGACTCGCGGCGCGGCTTTATATGCTCCGTATGCGCTCGCCTCACGATGCCAGCCAGCCAGGACGCGCCATGCATGCCATCGCGGCGCCTGCGGTGCGCTAGAAGTACAGCGCCCCGAGACGGCAGACGGCACCGGGCTGCTCTGGTTCGCATCACTGGCACTGGCACCGGCATGGCGCGCTCCCtgctcggcgacgcgctcctctTCTCCGCCGGCGCCGCGGTGGGCGCCGTGCTGCTGCTCACGCTGGCATCGCCGTTCACTCCGCCCGACGTCCTGCTGGCAAGACGGTCCTCGTCCGCTGGTGATCGTGATGCCAGTGGGCGCACGTTCTACGACGACCCGGAGGTGACGTACACCGTGGACCGTCCCATCACGGGGTGGGACGAGAAGCGCGCCCAGTGGCTCCGCGCGCACCCGGagctggccggcggcggcggcgaggggcgcgtCCTGATGGTGTCCGGCTCGCAGCCGACGCCGTGCCGCTCCCCCAGGGGCGACCACGTGCTGACGCGGCTCCTCAAGAACAAGGCGGACTACTGCCGCCTCAACGGCGTGCAGCTGCTGTACAACACGGCGCTGCTCCGCCCGTCCATGGACCGGTACTGGGCCAAGATCCCGCTGATCCGGGCCGCCATGGTGGCGCACCCGGAGGCGGAGTGGGTCTGGTGGGTGGACTCGGACGCCGTGCTCACCGACATGGACTTCCGCCTCCCGCTGCGCCGGTACCGGGGCCACAACTTCGTCGTCAACGGCTGGCCGAGCCTCGTGTACGACGAGGCGAGCCCGTCGTGGACGGGCCTCAACGCCGGCGTGTTCCTCGTGCGCAACTGCCAGTGGTCGCTCGACTTCATGGACGCCTGGGCCGCCATGGGGCCCGACTCGCCGGACTACCGCCGGTGGGGCGCCGTGCTCACGTCCACGTTCAGGGACAAGGTGTTCAACGAGTCGGACGACCAGTCGGCGCTGGTGTACATGCTGCAGCACAAGGGCAGCCCGTGGCGGGGCAAGGTGTTCCTGGAGAACGACTACTACTTCCAGGGCTACTGGGTGGAGATCGTGGGGCGGCTCGGCGACATCGCGGCGCGGTACGAGGCCATGGAGCggcgggcgccggcggcggcgctgctgcgGAGGCGGCACGCGGCGAGCTGGGACCACGCGGCGCacgcggcggcgagggaggcggcgctggcGGGCGCGGGGCTCGCGGAGAGCGGCGTGCGCGGGTGGAGGCGGCCGTTCGTGACGCACTTCACGGGGTGCCAGCCCTGCAGCGGCGACCGGAACCGGGACTACTCCGGGGACAGCTGCGGCGACGGAATGCGGCGCGCGCTCAACTTCGCCGACGACCAGGTGCTGAGGGGCTACGGGTTCCGGCACGCCGGCCCGCTCAGCGACGACGTGCGGCCGCTGCCGTTCGATTACCCCGCGGCGGCCGGGAGGCGCTGACAACCGaacgggcggggcggcggcgagtcgGTTGAGTTTTGTCTTTGTGCTGCTGTGCGTGGCTGCTCGCTGTCGCTGGTGGGTTTAGCAACGAAAGTCATGTACTTCAGCCGTGGGGTTGAGTACATTTGATGTCTGCCGTTATCCATTTTCTTGTACCAATAAAAAGTTGCACAGTAACTGTCAAAAAAAGTTGGACAGTACACACCAGGCCGTTCGAGGGTTTATGCAGTGCTAGTACTAGCAAAGCAGTTTCCTTCCACAAGAAAGAAGAGAACTAAAAATTAGAACCAGGGATATTTGATAGTTTTAGACAGCAGATTCTCACAGAAAAAATATCAAAACCGAAATGAACTATTAGAAATCAGCTTTGCCGGTGAAGCTAAATCTAGTTCCAAGCCATTTTCAATGCAATTGGCTGAAGTATGTCCAGACATACTTCAGTGGCAATCAAATTGGTTGTAAAACTCATAAGGATCCACTTTACGAAGATCCCATTGTGTTCCAAAAGCTCGTAATCTTCTTCTCTGCTAATAAAACCTACTCCTTCAACTCGCTCTAAAGAAATTGGATTATGTGTAATAAGTTGTTCATATTCAACAACCCTACATAAGAAATAAAAAGTTGCACAGTAACTGTCAAAAGAATAAGTTGCACGGTAAACACCACTCCGTTTTTGTAGTCTTCGAGGGTTTATGCAGTGCTAGTACTAGCAAAGCAGTTTCCTTCCAGAAGAAATAAAAGAACTAAAAATTAGAACCAAGGATATTCGATAGTTTTAGACAGCAGATTCTGatagaaaaaatatcaaaaaatgaaACAAACTATTAGAAATCAGCTTTTCCAGTGAAGCTAAATCTAGTTCCGAGCCATTTTCAATGCAATTGGCTGAAGCATGTCCAGACGTACTTCAGTGGCAATCGACGGGTGATTCAAAGCCAATTGAAACTGAAACAAACAGGTCAGAGAAAGGACTCAAATCAATGCAGAACTAAGAAAACAGGGATGTCCTCAAAGGAGAATTTTCTTAGCGGTTCAAATGGCCCTATGCGCGCCCAAGCAAACTTTGATCACCTACCAGTCTCTGCAAGCAGCAGATATACCTAAACGCACCCAAAAAAAGCAAGTGAAGGGTGAAAAATAAAACAAATGTTAGTAAACAAAATAGGTTTTGTGTTGGATTCCTAAGAGCAAAATAGGTTGCTTTGATGTATAGGATTCTCAAAACACAGGAATAGAACAAACACATGATTTACAAAGCTACAGGAATAACAATGTATGGAACATTCCTAAGGATCTAAATCCTCAGTCCTATAAGATTCCTTTGAAAGGAGCCCTAAAACTGCAGAAACTACAAATTCaaatcaaatactccctctgttccaaaataggtGAGTAGGTTTTATGTAGGATTGCTAATCGTTCTAGCTAAAACCGATGAACCTACAAATTCATTCTGCCCTACCAGAGCTGCCGTCTACAGAAAACCCAAACTAGAAGTAAAAAGCTGCACCCAGAAGAGATACAATTCACAGAGAAGTAAACAGACAAGCAGAAATGCAGAAACACACAGGCC
This window contains:
- the LOC123128242 gene encoding probable glycosyltransferase 7 is translated as MPASQDAPCMPSRRLRCARSTAPRDGRRHRAALVRITGTGTGMARSLLGDALLFSAGAAVGAVLLLTLASPFTPPDVLLARRSSSAGDRDASGRTFYDDPEVTYTVDRPITGWDEKRAQWLRAHPELAGGGGEGRVLMVSGSQPTPCRSPRGDHVLTRLLKNKADYCRLNGVQLLYNTALLRPSMDRYWAKIPLIRAAMVAHPEAEWVWWVDSDAVLTDMDFRLPLRRYRGHNFVVNGWPSLVYDEASPSWTGLNAGVFLVRNCQWSLDFMDAWAAMGPDSPDYRRWGAVLTSTFRDKVFNESDDQSALVYMLQHKGSPWRGKVFLENDYYFQGYWVEIVGRLGDIAARYEAMERRAPAAALLRRRHAASWDHAAHAAAREAALAGAGLAESGVRGWRRPFVTHFTGCQPCSGDRNRDYSGDSCGDGMRRALNFADDQVLRGYGFRHAGPLSDDVRPLPFDYPAAAGRR